The Cygnus atratus isolate AKBS03 ecotype Queensland, Australia chromosome 2, CAtr_DNAZoo_HiC_assembly, whole genome shotgun sequence genome window below encodes:
- the ZBTB14 gene encoding zinc finger and BTB domain-containing protein 14 — protein sequence MEFFISMSETIKYNDDDHKTVFLKTLNEQRLEGEFCDIAIVVEDVKFRAHRCVLAACSTYFKKLFKKLEVDSSSVIEIDFLRSDIFEEVLNYMYTAKISVKKEDVNLMMSSGQILGIRFLDKLCTQKRDVSSPEENTQSKNKYCLKINRPIGEPNDTQDDEVEEIGDHDDSPSDVTVEGTPPSQEDGKSPTTTLRVQEAILKELGSEEVRKVNCYGQEVEPMETTESKDLGSQTPQALTFNDGISEVKDEQTPGWTTAAGDMKFEYLLYGHREHIVCQACGKTFSDEARLRKHEKLHTADRPFVCEMCTKGFTTQAHLKEHLKIHTGYKPYSCEVCGKSFIRAPDLKKHERVHSNERPFACHMCDKAFKHKSHLKDHERRHRGEKPFVCSSCTKAFAKASDLKRHENNMHSERKQVTTANSIQSETEQLQAAAMAAEAEQQLETIACS from the exons ATG GAGTTTTTCATCAGTATGTCTGAAACCATTAAGTACAATGACGATGATCACAAAACTGTGTTCCTGAAAACATTAAACGAACAACGTTTGGAAGGAGAATTTTGTGACATAGCTATCGTGGTTGAAGATGTTAAGTTCAGAGCACATAGGTGTGTGCTTGCTGCCTGCAGTACCTActtcaaaaagcttttcaaaaaacTAGAAGTCGATAGTTCATCAGTAatagaaatagattttcttcGTTCTGATATTTTTGAGGAGGTTCTCAATTACATGTACACTGCAAAGATTTCTGTTAAGAAAGAGGATGTAAATTTGATGATGTCTTCGGGCCAGATTCTTGGTATTCGCTTTCTAGATAAACTCTGCACTCAAAAGCGTGATGTATCTAGTCCCGAAGAAAACACGCAGTCCAAGAACAAGTACTGTCTAAAAATAAACCGTCCTATTGGGGAACCTAACGATACCCAAGACGATGAGGTGGAAGAAATTGGAGATCACGATGACAGTCCATCCGATGTGACAGTGGAAGGAACTCCCCCCAGTCAGGAAGATGGAAAATCACCTACCACTACCCTGAGAGTTCAGGAGGCGATTCTGAAAGAGCTGGGAAGCGAAGAGGTTCGAAAAGTAAACTGCTATGGCCAAGAGGTAGAGCCCATGGAAACAACCGAATCAAAAGACTTAGGATCCCAAACCCCTCAGGCTTTGACATTTAATGATGGCATAAGTGAAGTGAAAGATGAACAGACACCAGGCTGGACGACAGCAGCTGGGGATATGAAGTTTGAGTATTTGCTTTATGGTCACAGGGAACACATTGTATGTCAGGCTTGTGGTAAGACCTTTTCTGATGAAGCACGActgagaaaacatgaaaagctaCACACTGCTGATAGACCATTTGTTTGTGAAATGTGTACAAAGGGCTTTACCACACAAGCTCATTTGAAAGAGCATCTGAAAATACACACAGGTTACAAGCCGTACAGTTGCGAGGTATGTGGAAAGTCTTTTATTCGGGCACCAGATCtaaaaaagcatgaaagagTTCACAGTAATGAGAGGCCATTTGCATGCCATATGTGTGATAAAGCTTTCAAGCACAAGTCCCACCTCAAAGACCATGAAAGAAGACACCGAGGAGAGAAACCTTTTGTCTGCAGTTCCTGCACTAAAGCATTTGCTAAAGCATCTGATCTAAAAAGGCATGAGAACAATAtgcacagtgaaagaaaacaagttactACAGCCAATTCCATCCAGAGTGAAACAGAACAATTACAGGCAGCAGCTATGGCtgctgaagcagagcagcaaTTAGAAACTATAGcttgtagttaa